One window of the Periophthalmus magnuspinnatus isolate fPerMag1 chromosome 6, fPerMag1.2.pri, whole genome shotgun sequence genome contains the following:
- the LOC117372468 gene encoding cytosolic 5'-nucleotidase 1A-like, with product MIETVENADVQQVSSENALVIAVSHSAVFGAEGEVQEAGVAFPLVQAIQRVNERLLQLDSSGSESLQFEVVLICTNGAQRDQVQTRTRDHGLQIHRFSFSGEDDFIDSLLKNRVHLFLTTDSNAASQAANKGVFSALLDPLSACGPSEQLRVMFCGDAMLDPSSEVKTGSHQASQVFWSHLGKIRQKFGAVDSPLSLVLLSSQRDINSCCRALQSLRTLGVNVDEAYCLGGSPRKPMMSLLRPHFLLGAPEE from the exons ATGATCGAAACTGTTGAAAATGCAGACGTCCAACAG GTCAGTTCTGAAAATGCTCTGGTGATTGCAGTCTCTCACAGCGCTGTATTTGGAGCAGAAGGAGAGGTCCAAGAAGCTGGCGTCGCCTTTCCTCTTGTACAG GCGATACAGAGAGTGAATGAGCGCCTGTTGCAGTTGGACTCCTCTGGCTCTGAGTCACTTCAGTTTGAGGTGGTTCTGATCTGCACAAACGGAGCCCAGagagaccaggtccagaccaggaccagagaccaCG GTCTGCAGATCCACCGTTTCAGTTTTTCTGGTGAAGACGACTTCATCGACAGTTTACTGAAAAACAGAGTTCATCTTTTTCTGACGACAGACTCAAATGCGGCCAGTCAAGCAGCGAACAAGG GAGTTTTTTCTGCTCTCCTGGACCCCCTCTCAGCCTGTGGACCCtcagagcagctcagagtcatGTTCTGTGGAGACGCCATGTTGGATCCCAGCTCTGAAGTGAAGACAGGAAGCCACCAAGCCTCACAG GTCTTTTGGTCTCATCTTGGTAAAATTCGTCAGAAGTTTGGTGCAGTGGACAGCCCTCTCTCTCTGGTCCTGCTCTCCTCTCAGAGAGACATAAACAGCTGCTGCAGAGCCCTCCAATCGCTCCGGACCCTCGGTGTAAATGTGGATGAGGCGTACTGTTTGGGAGGGTCGCCGCGAAAACCCATGATGTCACTGCTGCGACCTCACTTCCTGCTCGGAGCACCGGAGGAATGA
- the LOC117372147 gene encoding GRAM domain-containing protein 4-like gives MLRRLDRIRFRGTRREEFVDLTDSPNTSDNEGTEDVPIKAQCSTRETEELRDGDVEVDLHTEAQAGPGFYTALHDDRTDLTEVKGLLEIALLEKHFLQEELRKLKEETNIDILKQDLERERLKRIELEQKVNEALKNKGPEDSPSHSQKVPPPITPASGITEKRRESLYDRFMKWIYDRFGVYIEDFRFQPEEETVEAEEPLSAKRLTENMRRLKRGFRPLSNFKRNVTALSSWYSVYTSAIAFLIYMYAAWYGWTIPMFLFLAIVRLSLNYLIARGWRIQWTIVPEISEPVEPPKEDLTVSEKFQLVLDVAQRAQNIFGKMANILEKIKNLFMWVRPELTQKLYVGLWVAFLASCFLPFKLLGFIIGMYTGIKFFIIDFFLKRSLKLRQRFDTPYVIWTNLPTDLQLKERTSSTISRRVASASGRSHNGAAAPMGLHRDEETGRTYSTKRGPFHEVFHLPETEHPLTACETGWRCCLINRDKKTPTDYIRNGVLFITENYLCFEVSTSRSGPSKRNKVIRLNEITEVLKVDGYKVLSVLPGSGMGISIATPTTQKPLVFGGMTQRDEAFDAILFQRAKVTVSTDLEEEAN, from the exons ATGTTGAGGCGTCTGGACAGGATTCGATTCCGggggacgaggagagaggagtttgTGGATTTGACTGACTCTCCGAACACTTCTGATAATGAGGGCACAGAGGATGTCCCCATAAAAGCACAATGCTCCACCAGAGAGACCGAGGAGCTACGGGATGGAGATGTAGAAGTGGACTTGCACACCGAAGCCCAG GCTGGCCCTGGGTTTTACACAGCTCTTCATGATGACAGAACAGACCTGACTGAGGTGAAAGGGCTTCTGGAGATTGCTCTATTAGAGAAACACTTCCTCc aggaggagctgaggaaactcaaagAAGAGACAAACATTGACATTTTAAAGCAGGATTTGGAGCGAGAACGACTTAAACGCATCGAACTGGAACAAAAAGTCAACGAGGCACTAAAGAACAA AGGGCCAGAGGACTCTCCATCTCACTCTCAAAAAGTTCCTCCTCCTATTACACCTGCATCTGGGATcacag AAAAGCGAAGGGAGTCGCTTTATGACCGTTTCATGAAGTGGATTTACGACCGCTTTGGAGTTTATATTGAGGACTTCAGGTTTCAGCCTGAAGAAGAGACGGTGGAGGCAGAGGAGCCACTCAGCGCCAAGAg GCTGACAGAAAATATGAGACGCCTCA agagAGGTTTCAGACCTCTGTCCAACTTCAAGAGAAACGTCACAGCCCTCTCTAGCTGGTACTCGGTCTACACTTCTGCAATAGCTTTCCTG ATTTACATGTACGCAGCGTGGTACGGCTGGACCATACCCATGTTCCTGTTTCTGGCCATTGTTCGCCTCTCTTTAAATTACCTCATTGCCAG AGGTTGGAGAATCCAATGGACCATTGTTCCTGAAATCTCTGAACCCGTG GAGCCACCCAAAGAGGATCTCACTGTTTCTGAGAAGTTCCAATTGGTCCTGGATGTTGCTCAGAGGGCTCAG AACATCTTTGGGAAAATGGCAAACATCCTGGAGAAAATAAAgaa tttattcATGTGGGTCAGGCCTGAGTTGACACAGAAGCTGTATGTGGGTCTATGGGTGGCCTTTCTTGCCTCCTGTTTCCTCCCATTCAAACTACTGGGCTTCATCATTG gtaTGTACACAGGGATAAAGTTCTTCATTATTGACTTCTTCTTGAAGCGCAGCCTCAAACTCAGACAGAGGTTTGACACTCCGTATGTCATCTGGACCAACCTGcccacagacctgcagttgAAGGAGAGGACCAGCAGCACCATCAGCAGGCGG GTTGCATCTGCCTCTGGTCGGAGCCATAACGGCGCAGCTGCCCCTATGGGACTGCACAGAGACGAGGAGACAGGAAGAACCTACAGCACCAAGAGAGGCCCTTTCCACGAAGTATTCCACCTGCCCGAGACGGAGCACCCCCTGACAG CTTGCGAGACTGGCTGGCGCTGCTGCCTCATCAACAGAGATAAGAAAACGCCCACAGACTACATCCGCAACGGAGTCCTCTTCATCACAGAAAA TTACCTGTGTTTTGAGGTCTCTACTTCGCGATCTGGACCCTCCAAAAGGAACAAAGTGATCAGGTTGAATGAAATTACTGAGGTCCTGAAGGTAGACGGA TACAAAGTGTTATCAGTTCTTCCTGGATCTGGGATGGGCATCTCCATAGCAACACCAACTACACAGAAG CCGCTGGTTTTTGGAGGAATGACACAAAGAGACGAGGCCTTCGATGCCATCTTGTTTCAGCGAGCAAAGGTTACCGTGTCGACGGACCTGGAGGAGGAGGCTAattaa
- the kcnj11l gene encoding potassium inwardly rectifying channel subfamily J member 11, like, giving the protein MLARKGLLPDGFLLTRLAEDQNQLKTSRTRAQRARFITKTGSCNVAHRNIREQGRFLQDVFTTMVDLKWQHSLLIFTSAFLCSWMLFAMVWWLLAFAHGDLEPRDPNGEPGPVPCVTAIHSFTSAFLFSIEVQVTIGFGGRMVTEECPMAITVLIIQNILGLIINAVMLGCVFMKTAQANRRAETLIFSRNAVIAPRNGRPTFMFRVGDLRKSMIISATIQLQVIRRTVTAEGEVIPVCQLDIQVENPLRSNGIFLVSPLIISHTIDRGSPLYEMSALSLAAEDLEIIVILEGVVETTGITMQARTSYTPDEILWGRRFVSIITEEDGRYCVDYSKFGNTVPIRMPSLSAKELDQTRGIQDSANDTHLQGWGLVRAGRGGFRRGRGGGESMQPWYAPVQPQVQTTHSEHMHGILKDHQQAALSVPKEGEPGERRGQKKTVTLEVIGRQMEEDSLGEISD; this is encoded by the exons ATGTTGGCCCGCAAAGGTCTGCTGCCAGATGGGTTCCTGTTGACCCGTTTGGCAGAGGATCAGAACCAACTGAAGACTAGCCGGACCCGAGCCCAGAGAGCGCGCTTCATCACCAAGACAGGCTCCTGCAATGTGGCACACAGAAACATCAGGGAGCAG GGCCGTTTCTTGCAGGATGTGTTCACGACGATGGTGGATCTGAAATGGCAGCACTCACTCCTCATTTTCACCTCAGCGTTCCTCTGCTCTTGGATGCTCTTTGCAATGGTTTGGTGGCTTTTGGCATTTGCTCACGGAGATCTGGAACCACGCGATCCTAACGGAGAGCCCGGCCCAGTGCCCTGTGTCACCGCTATCCACTCATTCACCTCTGCTTTCCTTTTCTCCATAGAGGTCCAG GTAACAATTGGGTTCGGTGGGCGCATGGTGACAGAGGAGTGTCCGATGGCGATCACTGTCCTCATCATTCAGAACATCCTGGGCCTGATCATAAACGCGGTGATGCTTGGATGTGTTTTCATGAAGACGGCACAGGCCAACCGTCGAGCAGAGACGCTTATCTTCTCCAGAAATGCCGTGATCGCTCCTCGAAACGGACGGCCCACCTTCATGTTCAGAGTGGGAGACCTAAGGAAGAGTATGATCATCTCTGCCACTATTCAACTGCAG GTGATTCGGCGCACAGTGACAGCTGAGGGAGAGGTGATCCCCGTGTGCCAGCTGGACATCCAAGTGGAGAACCCTCTGAGGTCCAATGGGATCTTCCTGGTGTCTCCTCTGATCATCAGCCACACCATCGACCGTGGCAGCCCCCTCTACGAGATGTCCGCCCTCAGCCTGGCCGCAGAGGACCTAGAGATCATCGTCATATTGGAAG GAGTGGTGGAGACGACTGGGATCACCATGCAGGCCCGCACCTCCTACACTCCCGATGAGATCCTGTGGGGGCGCCGTTTTGTCTCCATCATCACAGAAGAAGACGGGCGGTACTGCGTGGATTACTCTAAATTTGGGAACACAGTGCCCATCCGAATGCCCTCGCTGAGCGCCAAAGAGCTGGACCAGACCCGAGGGATACAGGACAGTGCCAACGACACGCATCTACAG GGCTGGGGTTTGGTGCGAGCAGGCAGAGGCGGGTTCAGGAGaggcagaggtggaggagagagcatGCAGCCCTGGTATGCTCCGGTGCAGCCCCAAGTACAAACTACACACTCTGAACACATGCATGGCATTCTGAAGGACCACCAGCAGGCCGCGCTATCTGTTCCGAAGGAGGGGGAGCCAGGGGAGCGGAGAGGGCAGAAGAAGACGGTGACGCTGGAAGTGATTGGACGACAAATGGAAGAGGACTCACTCGGAGAAATCAgcgactaa